CGGGGCGAATGAACGCACGTGGTTCGATGGCATCTCCTACGAAGCCGCCGCGCCGGTGAACGCGGTCCGCTATGTGGATGCGACCACCGGCAATACGACGCGCTGGGACGCCACGACCTTCGCACCGGCTGCCGATGGTGTGACCGGCGCGGACAACAATTGGGAGCGGCGAGCGCTTGGAAACAGCGGCACGGTCTTCGAAGCGAACTTCGAGGCTCCGGAAAACGCACCGCTGCTGGTGACCGAGTTGACCGGTCTGACGCCTTCGACCTCCTACGTCCTTTACGCCTACTTCTGGACCGATGGTGGAAACTGGCGGCTCAAGGCATCCGTCAGTGTCGGCGACATCCAGATCAATGGCACGCCGGGAAACCTGGCCGACGACTTCCTCCCCACCACGCCGCCCACGCATTTCGCGGCGAACGACAACGCCGGGGGCACCGCCACGGTGGGCTCGCTGGCCTCGGCCACGACGTTCACGATTGCTCCGCTGGTCACGGAAGGAAATCGCACGCTGATGCACGCAAACCTCGGCACCGCGACCAGCGACGCGGGCGGCTCGATCAAGGTTTACATCGACGACTTCGCCGCCGGCAGCGCGGTGCCGCGCACGTGGTATGATGGCGTCGGCTACAAGCCGGCCCTGGCGCTCGAGCCGGCGCAGGACGAGGACGGCGATGGACTGACCAATGGCCAGGAGGCAACGCTGGGCACCGATCCCTACTTGGTCGATACCGACGGGGATTCCCATGGCGACAAGGTGGAGGTCGATGCGGGCTCCGATCCGCTCAAGGCCACGTCGATCCCGCCGCTGCCAGGCAACGGCATCGGCATCGCTCCGGACGGCGCGTGGACGTGGTTCAATGATGAGCGCGCGATCTTCCATCAGGGTTCGCTCTTCACCGGCTACGTGAAGGGCAACGGCCAGTATGGCATCACCCGCTACGATCCCGCGGCGCATGAGGTCTTTCACATGGTCATCAGCACCGCGGCCTCGCAGCAGCAGGATGACCACAACAACCCGTCGATCACCGTGTTGCCAGATGGGAAGCTGCTGGTGATCTACTCGAAGCATCATGGCGGCTCGCAATTCTATCAGCGCACCTCGCTGGTGCCGCTGCCGTCCACCAATGCCGATTGGGGCCCGGAGATCACGGTGGCGATGCCGAACAACCACACCTACTCAAACGCCTACCTGCTAACCGGGGAAAGCAACGCGATCTACAATTTCTCCCGCTGCGTCAACTTCAACCCGACGATCACCAAGTCGCTCAACAACGGTGTCACCTGGGAGACGCCGCAGCAGATGATCGAGGTCGGCACCAATAACGTGCGGCCCTACTCGCGCTATTGCTCGAACCACACCGACCGCATCGACCTGATCTATACCGACGGCCACCCGCGGGACGTGGACAATTCGATCTACCACATGTTTTACAAGGCGGGCGCGTTCTGCAAAACCGACGGGACGCTGATCGACACGATGGCGAACCTGCCGCTCGACCATCAGGGCGGGCAACGCGGGTCGGTGATCTATCAATATTCCAATGCGGCGTGGGGCTTGGGGCAGGGGCCGGACCACTGGATCCCCGGTGCGCGAGGGTGGACGTGGGATGTTCACTACGGCACTGGCGGGAATCCGGTGTGCGTGTTCCAGGTGCAGACCGGCACCGATGCGACGTGGGCGACCTCGCGGATCTTTTACTACTTCGCCCGCTGGAACGGCACGGCTTGGGAGCGGAAGTTCATCGCTCAAGGCGGGCGCGGCATTTACGCGGCGGAGTCGGATTACGGCGGCGGCATGTCGATCGATCCCTCGCACCCGAACGTCATCTACATTTCCTCGAACGCGGCGAATCCCTTCAACCTCGCCGACGTCAGCAACGTGCCGCTGCGGGCGAATGCGCGCTATGAACTCTACCGCGGTGTCACCACCGATGGCGGGCAGACCTTCACGTGGGAGCAGCTCACCACGAATTCGGAGCGCGATAATCTGCGGCCGATCGTGCCGGAGAACCACGGCTACGAACGCGCGCTGCTGTGGTTCAACGGCACCTACAGCTCCTACACCAACTACAACACGCGGGTGCTGGCGATCATGGAGAACAGCCTCTCGATGCGCTCGTCGAGCTTCGGCGGGAACACCGCCACGCTGACGTGGAACTCCTCGCCGGGTCAGATGTATCGAATCACCGGTTCGGCCGATCTTGCCGGCTTTCCACTGGAGGCGGCCGCTGCGATCGAGTCGCAGGGCGGTACCACGAGCCACACGTTTGCCTTTCCACTGCCGCTCCATAACGCTCCCAAGGCGTTCTTCCGCGTCGAGACCGAGTGAGCGGCGCGGTCAATCTTCCCATCGACAAGTTTCAACCGGGCTTTTAGGCTGTGAAAAACCCTATTTTGAGCGAACTCACGCGCATCCTCGAGACGGCTGGCGGGAACGCACTCCCCATGTCGGCGGAGCTGTTGCCGCTGGTCTATGACGAGTTGCGCAATGTCGCGCGCGCGCGCATGTCGGATCTGGCTCCCGGCCAGACGCTGCAGCCGACCGCGCTGGTCCACGAGGCGTGGCTCAAGCTTTCCAGCGAGGAAGGCCGGGTGTGGAACGACCGCGCGCACTTTTTCCGCGCTGCGGCGCAGGCGATGCGCCAGATCCTGGTGGACCGCGCGCGCGCCAAGTCCACCCGCAAGCGCGTCGTGAACCCGGAGGTCTTCGAGATGCAGCAGTTTGACCTCGCCGATGCGACGCTCGACGAGCGCGTGCTGCTGGTGGACGAGATGATGACCCGTCTAGAGGCCGAAGAGCCGGACAGCGTGCGGCTGATCACCCTCAAGTTTTTCGGCGGGCTCACCAACCAGGAGATCGCGGCGATGGATGGCGTGACCGAGCGGACCGTGGAGCGCCATTGGGCCTACGCGAAGGCGCTGCTCTTCCAGATGATCCGCGATGAGACCGGCGATGAAGCAGCCACCGTCGATTAACCGGCTGCTGTTTGTTGCGGCATCGAACTTTTCCACCGCGGAGGAAAGGCGGGCGTTCCTTGAATTCGCCTGTCGCGACGATGAGGCGCGGCTTAAGCGGCTGGAGGTTTTGTTAGAGGCACGCGGCGAAGCGGAGGAATTCTTCGAGTTCCAGCCGGCGGTGGAGCCGGTCCTCGAGACGCCGGGCGAAGGGGAGGGCGGGCTGGGCGCGCGCATCGGTCCGTATCGGCTGATCGACCGGCTCGGTGCGGGTGGCTGTGGCGTCGTTTATCTCGCCGAGCAACAGGAGCCAGTGAAGCGCAAGGTGGCGCTCAAGATCATCCGGCTCGGCATGGATACGGAGAGCGTGATCGCGCGCTTCGCGATGGAGCGGGAAGCGCTGGCGCTGATGGATCACCCCAACATTGCGCGGGTGCTCGATGCGGGCACCACCGCCTCGGGGCGTCCGTTCTTCGTGATGGAGCTGGTGGATGGCGAAAGGATCACCGACTACTGCGACCGCAAGCGGCTCGGCCTGCGTGAACGGCTGGATCTTTTCACGCGCGTCTGCGAGGCGATCCAGCATGCTCACCAGAAGGGTGTCATCCACCGCGACATCAAGCCGTCGAACGTGCTGGTGCGCGATCATGATGGCCGCGCGGAACCGAAGGTCATCGACTTCGGCATTGCCAAGGCCACCGCCGGCGGGTTCGACGGCGAGGTGACCTACACGAAGGTCGGCCAACTCGTCGGCACGCCCGCTTACATGAGTCCGGAGCAGGCGGAAGGAGGCACGGACATCGACACGCGCAGCGACATTTACAGCCTGGGCGCGATGCTGTGCGAACTGCTGACCGGCCGGGCTCCCTTCAGCCCTGAGCAATTCAAGGACCGCGGCCCCGATGAGATACGCAGCATCTTGCGCGAGGAGGAGACCGGGATGCCGTCGAACCGGCTGCGCAGCATTTCGAAGGACGAGATCGGAACGATCGCGGAGCACCGCGCCGCCGACCCGCAGCGGCTGCCGGGGCAGCTTGCCGGTGACCTGGACTGGATCGTCATGAAGGCGATCGAGAAAGACCGGACCCGCCGCTACGAGACCGCGAATGGTCTGGCGATGGACGTGCATCGCTATCTCAATGAGGAGCCGGTGCTCGCGCGTCCGCCGAGCCGCGGCTACCTGCTGATGAAGATGGTGCGGCGCAACCGCATCACCTTCGCCGCTGGCAGCGTGGCGCTGGCCGGCTTGCTCGGTGGCTTCGGGGTTTCGACGTGGCTGTTCCTCCGCGAGAAGGATGCCCGCGAGGAGCAGGCTCGGCTGCGGCTGGTGGCCGAGCAGGCCCGCGTCAATGCCGAGGAGGCGCGCGCCAACGAGGAAGGACTGCGCAAGAAGGCCGAGGCGGCGGACCTGGTGACTCAGGCGGCCGTGCTGGTGCGCTACAAGGAGATGGCACAAGCCGACGAATTGCTGGCGGCGCTCGTCCCCGATCAGACCCCGCGGTCCCTGGAGGCGGCGGACACGCTGAGGGCGGTGGCGGAGTGGAATCTCACGCAAGGGCGATGGCAGGCGGCGGCGGAACGCTTCAGTGCGCTGGTCCCGGTCATCACCAGTGTGGACCTGACCGATACCGACCAAACCTCGCGGATCCTGATGCCAGCGGCCACCGCCATCAAGGAATGGGGGCAGCCGGAGCAGTACAAACGCTTCCGCGAGCTGGCGATAAGCCGCTTTGCGGAGTCGGCGAATCCGGCGGTCGCCGGACAGGTGGTCAAAGCCATCCTCCTGGAGCCGGCGGACAGCGGCACGCTGAAAGCCGTGACACCCTTGGCGGCGGTGCTGGAGGCGTCAATGAAGGGGGAGGAGATGGAGAAGAATCCATACCTCGCGGGGTGGCGGCAGTTCTCGCTCGCACTGGCTGCCTATCGCCAAGGGTATCTCGACACGGCGGGCTACTGGACCCGGCGGAGTTTGGCCTCGCCCGCGAGCACCGGCTCGCTCACCACGTCGAATCGCATCTTGCTGGCGATGATCGATTTCAAGCAGGGGCGGATTGACGATGCGCGGGCTGCATTGAAGGACGCCCGCCAACAGGTCGGGAAATGGGAGGCCGCCCCCTTCCAGCTTGGAGCGACGGTGGACCTCTGGTTCGACTGGGGGAACGCGCGGATTCTGCTGGGGGAAGCGGAGCGGATGGTGGCGCCGCCGAAAGACTGAGGAGACCCCGGTTTTGTTCTGGGAGGGAGGGGAGGCGTTTGAAGCGGTCCGCGGCACGGGCCGTTCACCATCCGTAGATCCCGCAGGTCGCGTCCTTTGACAGGAATCGATTCAGTGATCCTGTGGGGCACCCCGGAAAAAGTTGCGGAGCCGTGTCGGGGTTTTCGGCGGCTTCTCGTTTGTCCCTTGAATCCCACTTCCTCGGCGTGCTTGCCGAGGACGTCCCCAAGCCCGGGGGACGACTTGATCCCCGCCAAATCCAGAGTTCGTAACCCAATGAAATCCAATAATTCATCGATTTATTCGTTCGCATCGTCCGTATCCCGAGCGGCAGCGATCATGGCTCTCGCCGCCACGCCCGGTGCCTATGCCGTCAGCGCCACCTGGAACGGAACGACCGATGCCACCTGGGCGACCGCAGGGAACTGGAGCGCTTCGCCGGTGCCCGGAACCGCCACCGGTGAGATTGCCACCTTCGCCAATGCCGGTGGAGCGGATGATGTGATCAATCTGGGAGGCGGAGTCAGCATTCGCACCCTCGCTTTCGACAATGCGGCCGCGGCCGCCTACACCATCGGAACGGGCGCGGCCGGCAGCCAAAACCTGACGCTGGAAGGCACGGGCGCTATCACGATGAGTGCCACCGTGGCGGCGAACCAGTTGGTCAATGCCAACGTCAACCTCGGGACCGCCGCGGGAGCGGAGGCCTTTACGATCACCAACAGCAAGGCGGCGGCTTCCAATAGCCTGACCATCGCGGGCGGGATCTCCACCACCCAGACGGGAGCCAAGTCGCTGACGGTCAACGGCACGGGCGTGATCAATATCAGCGGTGCGATCGCCAACGGCAGTGGCACGATCGCCCTCGCCAAAGCGGGTGCCAACGTGCTGACGCTTTCCGGTGCGAACAGCTACTCCGGCGGCACCACCATCACTGGTATCCTGAATGCCTCGAACAACACCGCGCTGGGCAGCGGCAACGTGACCGTCAATGGCGGCGTTGCGGGCAACCAACTCCAGCTTGGCAGCGGCGTCACGATGGCCAATTCCCTGACGCTGGCCGGTGGCGGCGCTACCGCCCAAGGGGCCTTGTGGGTCCCTGCGGGAAGCGCGACTTACGACGGGACGATTGCGATCACCGGTGCGGTCACGGCGGGCGCTTTCTTCGCTACCGGCGGCGGCACGCTTACCCTCAACAACAACATCACCAGCACGGGTCCTGCGGTCACCGTGCGGACCGGATACGTCAAAGTCACGGGTGCCCAGAGCTACACCTCCGGCACCACCTTGGCAAACGGGGGCGCGGCGATTCAATTTGTCCGGACCACGTCCATGCCGGCCACCGGAGCGGTGACCATGACCACCGGCACCACGCTTTCCGCCAATGTCGGAGGCGCGGGTCAATTCACTTTGGGAGCGGGCACCAACACCGCTGGTACGATCGGCGGATTGATTGCCGGCGTCGGCGGTCAAGGGGCTGCGGTCGTCCTTCCGGCGGGATCGCAGATCGGCATCGACACCACGGACGCGGCCGGCACGCAGACGTGGAGTGCCCCGTTCACCACGACGAACAACGTCGGCTTGGTGAAGCTGGGAACAGGCACGCTGGAGTTGACCAGCGGCGGCACCTACACGGGGGGCGGTGCCCAAGGGTTCCCCCTCATTGCCCGCCAAGGAACGCTGCTGCTCAGCGGCGGCACCCACACCGCCAATGGTGAGGTGGTCGTGGGCGGCACCTTCGGCACGGCGCCGGGAGCTCCTGGCTATGACGCCACCCTGCAGGTGGACGCGGGATCGCTTACCACCACGGGCTACCTTTCGCTCGGTCGCGGCAATGGCACCGGAGCCGTTTCCTCCAACCTGACGGTCAACAACGCCGCCACGGTCACCGCGGCGAACTTCAGCGCGGGCTTCAACGTCGCTGCGGCCAATCTTCCCAAGGGTGCGGTCACCCTTAACAACACCTCGGCGCTGACCGTCAGCGGCATCTATCGTTTGGGCGAATCGACCGGGTCGAACATGACGATGACGCTGAACAATTCCGCGCAGCTCATCGCATCCGCGGGAGTCGGCGCCAAGCGCATCGGCGATGCGGGAACCGGTGTTTTGACGCTCAACGATTCCAGCTCGGCTGCCTTTGGCACCGGTCCGACGGCCGGCACGGCTCTCGGGGTCCAGATCGGTGCCGTCGGTGGCAATGGCACGGTCAATATCAACGGCGCGGCCACGGCCACCTTCAGCGGACCGACGCTGTCGCTGTATGTCGGCTATCGCACGGGCACGGGTGTCGTCAATATGACGGGCGGCACCTTGACCACGACCGGCGAAGTGCGGGTCGGTGGTTCGGACGTCAATGGTGCCGACAACGGGAGCGGCACCTTCAATCTCTCCGGCGGAGCGGCGAACCTCGGTGGCGGGCTGACCTTGGGACGCGGCAACAACGCCGCCGCCTTGCTGACCGGCACGGCGAACGTCAGCGGCGGCACACTCACTCCGCAGACCGACATCATTCTGGGATTCGCTGGAGCCGCCGGCACCCTTGGAAAGATGGTGATCAGCGGGACCGGTGTGGTGAATGTCGGCCCTACGGCCGCTAGAACGTTCGTGATGAGCACCTTCGATACCGCGAAGTCCCAGCTCGATATCACAGGTGGATCGCTCAATCTCGGCAACAATTCTTCGATCAAATTCTTCACCGGTAACGTGGGGACCTCGGGAACTGCGGTCGTCAATCAGACGGGCGGCGCGGTGACTTTCTACAGCGATGCCGGCACGACGGTGGGGGGCACGGGCGTGCTTGATCTCGCGGTTTTCGGCTCCGCCACCTCTGCCAGCACCTACAACCTCGACGGCGGCATCCTGACCGTGCCGTCGGTCGTTTCCTCGAACACCGCGGGAACGCGCCTCTTCAACTTCAATGGCGGCACGCTCAAGGCGGCGGTGGACGGCACGCTCCTGAACCTCACCACGACCTCGGCCACCGTCCGGGCAAATGTCCGTGACCTAGGCGCGACCATCGACACCAACGGGCGTAACGTCACGATCCCGCAGGCGCTCGAAGCCAGCACGGTCCTCGGCGACGTCGGTAACGGCGGCCTCACCAAGAAGGGAGCGGGCACGCTGAAGCTCAGCAGCTTCTCCAACACCTACACCGGCACCACCAACGTGGATGCCGGGACGCTGGATCTCGACGGCGTTGTGAACTCGAACGTCGTCGTGAAAAGCGGAGCCGTCCTCACCGGGGTCGGCACGACGAACGGCACGCTGACGATGCAGGGCGGGTCCACGCTTACGGCTTCGACCACCGCGCCACTTCTCACCAATGGCGTTGTTTTCTCAGGTCCGACGAACCTGGTTTTCACCGGCACGCCGTCAAATGGCGTTCCTTATCCCCTGTTTTCTTACGGATCCGGTTCAGTCACCGGTCTATCGAACCTGTCTTCCTCCGGATTCCGCACCAACATCTCCGCCGACATCGCCAACCAGCGGATCATGGGGACTGTCACTACTGCCAATTTGACCTGGAATACCAGCAGCGGCACGTGGGCAGTGAACACCGGCGGGTGGACGGGCGGAGCGACCAGCTATTTCAACGGTGATACCGTCACCTTCAATGAGCGTCCGGCTGCGAGCACAGTGACGCTCAACGGGGTGCTATTGCCTGCCTCGGTCGTGGTGAACAACACCAGCAACCCGTATGTCTTCACCGGGACCGGTTCGATCGGCGGTGAAGCTATCTTGACCAAGAGTGGCGCAGGGGCGCTTACCCTTGCGACTGCCAACTCCTATACGGGCGGAACGATCCTCGGAGGCGGCACCCTGAATCTCGACAACGCTTCGGCGCTGGGAACGGGCCTGCTGACCATCAACGGCGGCACGCTTGATAACACCAGCGGTGACGCGATCGTGATGACAGGCAACTTCCCGCAACTGTGGAATGCCGACATCAACTTCACGGGCACCCATAGCCTCGACATGGGCACGGGCGGAGTGGCCATCGTCGGCACGGTGGAAACCGACCGCGCCGTCACGATTGCTGCAAACACGCTCGGTGTGGGGGAAATCACTTCCACGGCCCTCGGCCTGATCAAGCAAGGCCCGGGCACGCTCACGGTGAACACCTTGGGCATCCAAGCGAACGGCAGCGTAATTGCCGGAACCTTGAATGTGGCTGCCGGGGCTCTCCAGATCAACCGGACGGGTGGTACGGACCCCACTAGCGGCGACTTCACCGCGGCTGGGATCGACGGCACGGGCACGATTTCCAACGGCGCTGCCGTGGAACGCTGGCTGATCATCAACACCGCCGGCAACAATACCTTCAACGGCACGCTGACGAACGGCGGCACCGGTGGGCTCGGCTTCGACAAGCAAGGAACCGGCAGCGTCACGCTGTCCGGAACGCTCTCCTACACCGGCACCACGACGGTGGACGCCGGCACCCTGAGCATCCCGGTGGCGAATACGGGCACGGGCACTGGTGCCTCCGTGAACGCAGGCACCCTGGTCCTGGGAAATCCAGCGGCCCTCGGCACGCCGGCCAATCCGGCGGCTCCGAACACCATCCGGCTGGCGGGCAACGCCGTTTCGACCCTCGACCTCGCGCACGATGGCGGCGGCCCTACCTACGGCTTCGTTTTTGGCACGACGACCAACGCGACGATCCTCGTCAACCGTGCGACGGCGGGCGCTGGTCTTAACCACACTCTGATGACCGTCGGCGCTGCGGGAGTGGGCGCGGGCACCCTTACGGTCTCCAGCGGTGCCAATGTCACCTCCGGAACGAGCCGCCTCACCTTCACCCAATTCGGGCTCGGTGCCGATACGGTGCAGACGACGGTGCTCAATCCCACGACCGCGAGCGTCATTGTGGGTGCCGTTTCGAAAGTGGTGAACGCCACCGCCCAGACCCTCGAACTGGGTGGCACCAGCGTGGACAACCAGATCACCGGCCTGATCGCCAATGGCACGGCCACCGTCTCGGTGGGCAAGTCGAACAGCAGCACTTGGACGATCTCCGGGGCGAACAACACCTACACCGGGGGCACCCGGATTGGCGCTGCCAACGGCGCCGGAGTCCTGCGCGCCACGGCGAGCGGAGCGCTTGGCACCGGCACCATCTCCTTCGACGGTTCCGGCGGCGCTGCCCCAGGCGGCCCTACCAGCCGGTTGGAGCTCTCGAACGGGATCACGCTTGCGAACGCGATCACGCTCAACCAGCGCAACAACGCCAGCGCGGCTATCCTCAACGTCAGCGGCAACAACACGCTCAGCGGTGCCATCGACCTCAATATCGGCGGTAACCGGGCCAATATCCAATCGGATGCCGACCTGCTGACGCTGTCCGGGCCGATTCTGACCACCACCGCTAACACGCGTAACCTCTACCTCGGCGGGGCGGGCAATGGCTTGGCGAGTAACGCCATTTCCAACGGCACCGGCACCCTCAACCTGACCAAGGAAGGCACCGGCACCTGGACGCTGACCGGGACCAACATTTATACGGGAACCACCACGGTCACCGATGGCACCCTGAGCATTGCCCAGGCCACGCTCTCGAACACCGCTGCCGTCACCGTGGGCACCACGGCGGTGCTCAACCTGACGCATGGTGCGACCGACACGGTGGACCGCTTCTTCATCGGCGGGGCCGAGCAAGCCTCTGGCACCTGGGGTAGCCTGACTTCCTCGGCCACCAACAAGACCGCCCGCATTACCGGCTCCGGGATCCTGTTCGCGACGAATGGCGTGGCAGTCAGCGGCTTCGGCTCGTGGGGAACCGCACTCGGCCTCACCGCCGGTGTGAACGACGGTGTCGCCCAGAGCCCGGACAACGACGGCTTCGAGAACGGCACCGAATACATCCTCGGCGGCCACCCGCTCAACGGCAGCAACAATCCGAAGATCTACTCCCTGATCGCCGACAGTGACGACGCTGGCAGCGAGAAGGAGCTGATCATGACGATCGCGGTGCCGCAGGGCACACCGGCCTTCCCGGCGGGATCGCCGACCTCGACGGTCACCTTCGAGGGCTTCGGCATCACGGTCCGCGGCTCCACCGACCTCGCCACCTACCCGGTGACGGTGAATCCGGTGGCTGCGGTCATCCCGGCCGGAGCAACCAATCCGCTGGTTCAAGGCGGCATCACTTACGAATACCGCTCCTTCAGTCTCGGCGGATCGAACGGCACCACCGGCAAGGGCTTCCTGCAGGTGATCGTGACGAATCCAGCGCCATGATCGATCTGACCACCCTTCTCTTGGGTTAATGGGTTGCCGGGAACCGTGGGAACGGTTCCCGGCCTTTTTTTGCCCTCGGGATAGACTACCGCGGAAGCATGGGGCCCCACGGCGGCCCCTTCTTTTCCGGGAATCGACACGGGCGTGGCTTCGCTCCATGGTCCCGCCCGTGAAGCCAACTGACCTCACCCTGCTCGGCCACTCCGAGAACCGCCTGCCGGCGAGCCCGGACGAGGCGACGCTGGAGACGTTTCCGAATTGCCGGCCCGGCCGGAAGTTCTGGATCACGCTCGATTGCCCGGAGTTTTCCTCACTGTGTCCCGTCACCGGCCAGCCCGACACCGCGCACATCGTGATCCGCTACGTTCCCGGCGAGCGCTGCGTGGAAACGAAGTCGCTCAAGTTCTACATGGCCTCGTTCCGCAACCTGCCGGCCTTCAACGAGGAGATCGTCAACCGCGTGCTCGATGATCTGGTCGAGGCGATGCAGCCAGTCGAGATCACGGTGAGCGGCAAGTTCGGCGCCCGCGGCGGGATCCAGCTTACGTGCGAGGCGAGTCACCCGGAGAGTTGAAGTTCCAAGTAAGAAGTTCCAAGTGCCAATGAAGACTGTGGTCTTGCTGAGTGGCGGGATGGATTCCGTCACTGCCTTTTACCAAGTGCTCCGCGAGCATGATGTGGTCGCGGCGCTGTCGTTCGACTATGGCTCGAAGCACAACGCTTGTGAGATTCCCTTCGCGAAGCTGCATGCGGAACGAGCCGGTGTGCCGCATCGGACGATCGATCTCGGGTTCATGAACGAGTGCTTCGCCTCCGACCTGCTGAAGAGCGGCGGCGATATTCCTGACGGCCACTATGCCGAGGAGAACATGAAGCGGACGGTGGTGCCGTTCCGCAATGGCATCATGCTCGCTGTTGCTTGTGGCTTTGCTGAGAGCGTCGAGGCGGATGCTTTGGCGATCGCGGCTCACTCGGGCGATCATGCGATTTATCCGGACTGCCGGGAGCCCTTTATGCAGGGCATGGCCGCTGCGATGGAGGCGGGCACTTATGCACGCATCCAACTGCTGCGGCCGTTCATCGCGATGGACAAGACGGGCATTGCCCGGCGTGGCGTGGAGCTGGGGATCGACTTTGCCGAGACGTGGTCCTGCTACAAGGGCGGCGAGATTCATTGCGGGACCTGCGGGACCTGTGTGGAGAGGCGGGAGGCGTTCCTGTTAGCCGGACTTCCCGATCCGACGGTCTATCTGGCGACGCCGGAGATTCCGGAGGCTCCGAGGTAGAGGCGGTGCGTGACCGCTGGAAGCTGGGGGTCGGCCGCATCGGAGACAGACGGGCGACACGTGGGCACAATGTTGCGGCCTGTGCCGCTGAAGTGCGACGGTCATAGACCGACGCTACATTTCATTTCACCGTGTAACGCGAGGGGCCTTCCGAGGGCTTTGGAATCTCCATCATCTGGTCGTAGTCGCCTTCCTCGCAGCAGCGCACGAAGCCTTCGGCATAGCTCTTCAGCTTGTCCCAGCACTCGCGGATTTCCTTCGCCTCTTTCTTGCTGATGGAGTGGTCGAGCGCGGCGGTGGAGATCTGTTGGAGGAGCACGGAGAACTGGCCGACGATCTCGTTGGTCGCCGGCAGCACTTGGAAGCCCTTTTCGCAGGAACTCTTCGGGTTCCGCACGAAGTAGCCGCCGGTCTGTTGGCAGAGCCACTCTACGATCCGCAGGTCGCTGCTCAGCTCGATGATTTTCATCAGCCGGTCGAGGGGGTTGCGGCTGCCGCTGCCGTCATCGCTTTGCTTCTCCGCCCACTTGTAGACGAGCGAGAGCGAGATGCCCAAGTCCGAGGCCACGGCTTTGGGGCTGGTTTTGGCGAACGCGTTGCGCAGCACTTCATGGCTTTCCATGCGCGCGACCCTAGCAGGTGCGCGGGCGCTGCAAATGCGAAATTATAACCGTCAAACCTCCGCCATATCTGCCGCCGTCGCCAGTGACAGGGCTGCGATGTCTTCCACCTCCGCAACTGACTGAACTTGTGCCAGCCGCTGGCGCAGCTCCTTGGCCCCCGGAAAGCCCTTGCAGTAGGCCATCAGGCGGGCGCGCATGGACATCATCGCGTGCTTTTCCGCGCCGTACCGTGCGCTGTTCACCGCGAGCCGGCAGTGGCGCAGGACCAGCGACCAGCGGTCCTCGAGCGGCACCGGAGGCAGCGTTTCGCCGGTCTCCAGGAAATGTTTCGCCTCGCG
This sequence is a window from Luteolibacter arcticus. Protein-coding genes within it:
- a CDS encoding beta strand repeat-containing protein; this encodes MKSNNSSIYSFASSVSRAAAIMALAATPGAYAVSATWNGTTDATWATAGNWSASPVPGTATGEIATFANAGGADDVINLGGGVSIRTLAFDNAAAAAYTIGTGAAGSQNLTLEGTGAITMSATVAANQLVNANVNLGTAAGAEAFTITNSKAAASNSLTIAGGISTTQTGAKSLTVNGTGVINISGAIANGSGTIALAKAGANVLTLSGANSYSGGTTITGILNASNNTALGSGNVTVNGGVAGNQLQLGSGVTMANSLTLAGGGATAQGALWVPAGSATYDGTIAITGAVTAGAFFATGGGTLTLNNNITSTGPAVTVRTGYVKVTGAQSYTSGTTLANGGAAIQFVRTTSMPATGAVTMTTGTTLSANVGGAGQFTLGAGTNTAGTIGGLIAGVGGQGAAVVLPAGSQIGIDTTDAAGTQTWSAPFTTTNNVGLVKLGTGTLELTSGGTYTGGGAQGFPLIARQGTLLLSGGTHTANGEVVVGGTFGTAPGAPGYDATLQVDAGSLTTTGYLSLGRGNGTGAVSSNLTVNNAATVTAANFSAGFNVAAANLPKGAVTLNNTSALTVSGIYRLGESTGSNMTMTLNNSAQLIASAGVGAKRIGDAGTGVLTLNDSSSAAFGTGPTAGTALGVQIGAVGGNGTVNINGAATATFSGPTLSLYVGYRTGTGVVNMTGGTLTTTGEVRVGGSDVNGADNGSGTFNLSGGAANLGGGLTLGRGNNAAALLTGTANVSGGTLTPQTDIILGFAGAAGTLGKMVISGTGVVNVGPTAARTFVMSTFDTAKSQLDITGGSLNLGNNSSIKFFTGNVGTSGTAVVNQTGGAVTFYSDAGTTVGGTGVLDLAVFGSATSASTYNLDGGILTVPSVVSSNTAGTRLFNFNGGTLKAAVDGTLLNLTTTSATVRANVRDLGATIDTNGRNVTIPQALEASTVLGDVGNGGLTKKGAGTLKLSSFSNTYTGTTNVDAGTLDLDGVVNSNVVVKSGAVLTGVGTTNGTLTMQGGSTLTASTTAPLLTNGVVFSGPTNLVFTGTPSNGVPYPLFSYGSGSVTGLSNLSSSGFRTNISADIANQRIMGTVTTANLTWNTSSGTWAVNTGGWTGGATSYFNGDTVTFNERPAASTVTLNGVLLPASVVVNNTSNPYVFTGTGSIGGEAILTKSGAGALTLATANSYTGGTILGGGTLNLDNASALGTGLLTINGGTLDNTSGDAIVMTGNFPQLWNADINFTGTHSLDMGTGGVAIVGTVETDRAVTIAANTLGVGEITSTALGLIKQGPGTLTVNTLGIQANGSVIAGTLNVAAGALQINRTGGTDPTSGDFTAAGIDGTGTISNGAAVERWLIINTAGNNTFNGTLTNGGTGGLGFDKQGTGSVTLSGTLSYTGTTTVDAGTLSIPVANTGTGTGASVNAGTLVLGNPAALGTPANPAAPNTIRLAGNAVSTLDLAHDGGGPTYGFVFGTTTNATILVNRATAGAGLNHTLMTVGAAGVGAGTLTVSSGANVTSGTSRLTFTQFGLGADTVQTTVLNPTTASVIVGAVSKVVNATAQTLELGGTSVDNQITGLIANGTATVSVGKSNSSTWTISGANNTYTGGTRIGAANGAGVLRATASGALGTGTISFDGSGGAAPGGPTSRLELSNGITLANAITLNQRNNASAAILNVSGNNTLSGAIDLNIGGNRANIQSDADLLTLSGPILTTTANTRNLYLGGAGNGLASNAISNGTGTLNLTKEGTGTWTLTGTNIYTGTTTVTDGTLSIAQATLSNTAAVTVGTTAVLNLTHGATDTVDRFFIGGAEQASGTWGSLTSSATNKTARITGSGILFATNGVAVSGFGSWGTALGLTAGVNDGVAQSPDNDGFENGTEYILGGHPLNGSNNPKIYSLIADSDDAGSEKELIMTIAVPQGTPAFPAGSPTSTVTFEGFGITVRGSTDLATYPVTVNPVAAVIPAGATNPLVQGGITYEYRSFSLGGSNGTTGKGFLQVIVTNPAP
- the queF gene encoding preQ(1) synthase, with product MPASPDEATLETFPNCRPGRKFWITLDCPEFSSLCPVTGQPDTAHIVIRYVPGERCVETKSLKFYMASFRNLPAFNEEIVNRVLDDLVEAMQPVEITVSGKFGARGGIQLTCEASHPES
- the queC gene encoding 7-cyano-7-deazaguanine synthase QueC; the protein is MKTVVLLSGGMDSVTAFYQVLREHDVVAALSFDYGSKHNACEIPFAKLHAERAGVPHRTIDLGFMNECFASDLLKSGGDIPDGHYAEENMKRTVVPFRNGIMLAVACGFAESVEADALAIAAHSGDHAIYPDCREPFMQGMAAAMEAGTYARIQLLRPFIAMDKTGIARRGVELGIDFAETWSCYKGGEIHCGTCGTCVERREAFLLAGLPDPTVYLATPEIPEAPR